A segment of the Candidatus Eisenbacteria bacterium genome:
CACGAAGTCCGCGACCAGCCGGAGGGTGATCGTCCTCGGCCTCGACGGGCTCGACCCGACCCTCATGCAGCGGCTCATCGACACCGGGCGCGCACCGAACTTCAAGAAGCTCCAAGAGACAGGAACGTACAGTCGGCTCGGCACCACGATGCCGGCCCTCTCGCCGGTCGCTTGGTCGAGCTTCATCACCGGGCTCAACCCGGGCGGGCACGGGATCGCGGATTTCATCGCGCGCGACCCGAAGACTTACATGCCGGTCTTCTCGATCTACGTCGCCGAGGATCCGGGGCGGATCCTCTCGCTCGGCGACTTCCGTCTCCCGCTCTCCGGAGGCGACGTGAAGAACCTCCGCAAGGGGAAGCCGTTCTGGGCGTACCTCACCGAGCAGGGAATCCCCGCGGTCGTCGTCCGCATCCCGACCAACTTCCCCGTCGACGAGACAGCGACCCGCGCGGTGAGCGGAATGGGAACGCCGGACCTCGTCGACTCGTACGGGATGTTCAACTACTACACGACCGACACGTTCGAGGACTACCCGAACATTTCAGGCGGCAACGTCCACTACCTCGAGAAAAAGAACCACCGCGTCGACGCGTTCCTCCCCGGCCCCGTGAACGCGATGCGCGCGCCGAAGGAGACGCGGCGCGACAAGTTCGCGAACCACGCGAAGGTCCCCTTCACCGTTCACGTCGATCCCGAGCGCGATCTCGTCCGCATCGACATCCAGAATCGGAGGGTCCTCCTCAAGAAGGGTGAGTACAGCGATTGGGTGCGCGTCACCTACGACATGCTCCCCGTCTTGAGCAGCGTGAGCGGGATCGCGCGATTCCTCCTCAAGGAAGCGCACCCGCACCTCAAGCTCTACGTCACGCCGATCAACATCGACCCGGAGAACCAGGCGATGCCGGTGACGCACCCGATAAGCTACGGCTCCGACCTCGCCCGCGCGACCGGGCCTTTCTGGACGAAGGGGCTCCCCGCCGACACGAAGGCGTTCGACTACCGGATCATCAACGACGAGGAGTACGTCGGACAGGCGGAGCTCCTTCTCAAGGAGCAGATCGCGCAGTTCGACTACGAATGGTCGCGCTTCCGCTCGGGATTCCTGTTCTATTACATCTCGAACACCGACCAGGACGCGCACATGCTCTGGCGGAACATGGACGAGACGCATCCGATGCACGGTGCGAGCGACAAGCGCTTCGCCGGCTACATCCCGCATCTCTACGAGGAGATGGACAAGCTCGTCGGCAAGGTTCTCCCCGCTCTCGACGAGAACACGCTCCTCCTCGTCTCGTCGGACCACGGCTTCGCGCCGTTCGGCCGCCAGTTCCACTTGAACTCTTGGCTCCGCGACAACGGCTATCTCAAGCTGAAGCCGGACGCGGAAAGGGCGCGCGAGTCGACCATCCTCGACGTCGATTGGAAGGAGACGCTCCTCTACGGCGTCGGCTTCAACGGTCTCTACGTGAACCGGAAGGGGCGCGAGGGAGAGGGATTCGTCGACGACGCGAAGGCGGCCGAGATCGTCGCGCGCGTCTCTCGCGAGCTCGAGGCGATCACCGATCCAGAGACCGGGATCCGCCCGATCCACAAGGTGTACCGCCGCGAGGAAATGTATAGCGGAGACGAGACCCCGATGATGCCCGAGATGCTCGTGGGCTACACGCCCGGATACCGTTCGTCGTCGCCGTCGGTCCTCGGCGAAACCGGCAAGGCGATTCTCGACCTGAACCCGTGGGCTTGGAGCGGCGACCACTCGATGGCGCGCGACCTCATCCCAGGGTCGCTCGTCTCGAACCGAGCGCTCCCGGGGCGCGACCCGAACATCCTGGATCTTCCGGTGACGATCCTCGACTTCTTCGGGATCGCGAAGCCGCCGCAGATGGTCGGCAAGAGCCTCCTCCGAAACGCGTGACCGTCGCGATCGTTTACTGCACGTAGCCGAGCGAGCGGAGCTGCTCGAGCGTCTCCGCCCCGACCGCCGCCGAGTCGCCCCCTTCGAAGGAGAAGAGCTCAACCTTCTCCTCCCACGAGCGAAGATGCCGGAGCAACACGTCGGTCCGGTCCGGCTCATCGCCCGCGATATCCTTGAGCTCCAAAGGATCTTCCATCAAGTTATAGAGCCTCGTCGTGTGGAGATCCTTGCTGAGGATCATGCGGTACCCGCCGAGCGCGACCGCCCGCTGCTCCCCGAGAAGCGGCGACTCGCTGAAGGCGATGTAAGGAGGCCGGCCCTCCCCGCGGATGAGGGGGACCAGGCTCTCCCCTTGCACATGCGGAGGAAGAGGCGCCCCCGCGAGATCGAGAAGGGTCGGCATGAGATCGATCGTCTCGACGAACTGCTCGACTCGCCCCGCCGATGCTTCGCCGGGGAGACGAATGAGAAGCGGCACCCGGGTCACCGTCGTGTGGAGCTTCTCGTGGAGGACCGATCCGTGCTCCTGGAACTCCTCGCCGTGGTCGGAGAAGAGGACGACCGTCGCCCGCTTGTCGAGGCCGGTCTCTCGAAGAACATCGAGAAACTCCCCGACCCAGGCGTCCACGTAGTGAATGCCACCGTCGTAGAGCGCCTTCGCGTACTCGAGGTCGGCCTCGGCGAGCGGCCGCGGCGTCCCCGCGTGAAACGACTCGCGCACCGCCTCCATCGCCTCCGCGGTCGCCTCGAACCCTTCGGTCGGCGCCGCGAGCCCCTTCAAGAAGAGGCTCCGGTGCGGCTCCGGCGGATCGTAAGGAGTATGAACATCATAGGTGTGAATCAAAAGGAGGAAGTTGCCGGGCGCGTTCTTCCTCATCCAGTCGAGCGCCTTCGGACCGACCGCCGCGAGCCCCCCGCCCTGGTTGTTGTCGTAGAGCGCGAAGCCCTGCTCGAAGCCGAATCCCGGGCTCAGGTACGCGCCGTCGACGAACGCGGCGGTCGCGTAGCCGCGCTCGGCGAGAGCCTCGGCGAGCGTGGTCGCCTCGTCAACGAGGCGGCTCCCCTCGTCGATCATGCGGTGGCTGCTCGGGTAGATGCCGGTGAAGATCGACGCCTGCGACGGGGCGGTCGTCG
Coding sequences within it:
- a CDS encoding alkaline phosphatase family protein; amino-acid sequence: MQDDHRDRSIDAAAKRVVTRRGFMKGVAGGIAAASLGFPLASCASTKSATSRRVIVLGLDGLDPTLMQRLIDTGRAPNFKKLQETGTYSRLGTTMPALSPVAWSSFITGLNPGGHGIADFIARDPKTYMPVFSIYVAEDPGRILSLGDFRLPLSGGDVKNLRKGKPFWAYLTEQGIPAVVVRIPTNFPVDETATRAVSGMGTPDLVDSYGMFNYYTTDTFEDYPNISGGNVHYLEKKNHRVDAFLPGPVNAMRAPKETRRDKFANHAKVPFTVHVDPERDLVRIDIQNRRVLLKKGEYSDWVRVTYDMLPVLSSVSGIARFLLKEAHPHLKLYVTPINIDPENQAMPVTHPISYGSDLARATGPFWTKGLPADTKAFDYRIINDEEYVGQAELLLKEQIAQFDYEWSRFRSGFLFYYISNTDQDAHMLWRNMDETHPMHGASDKRFAGYIPHLYEEMDKLVGKVLPALDENTLLLVSSDHGFAPFGRQFHLNSWLRDNGYLKLKPDAERARESTILDVDWKETLLYGVGFNGLYVNRKGREGEGFVDDAKAAEIVARVSRELEAITDPETGIRPIHKVYRREEMYSGDETPMMPEMLVGYTPGYRSSSPSVLGETGKAILDLNPWAWSGDHSMARDLIPGSLVSNRALPGRDPNILDLPVTILDFFGIAKPPQMVGKSLLRNA
- a CDS encoding sulfatase, which gives rise to MRNPLILASLLAASLVFSSGCGGGGEAGKTASIPTGPHPIILLDIGTLRADHLGAYGYSRPTSPNIDRLASESVVFEWAFSQAPTTAPSQASIFTGIYPSSHRMIDEGSRLVDEATTLAEALAERGYATAAFVDGAYLSPGFGFEQGFALYDNNQGGGLAAVGPKALDWMRKNAPGNFLLLIHTYDVHTPYDPPEPHRSLFLKGLAAPTEGFEATAEAMEAVRESFHAGTPRPLAEADLEYAKALYDGGIHYVDAWVGEFLDVLRETGLDKRATVVLFSDHGEEFQEHGSVLHEKLHTTVTRVPLLIRLPGEASAGRVEQFVETIDLMPTLLDLAGAPLPPHVQGESLVPLIRGEGRPPYIAFSESPLLGEQRAVALGGYRMILSKDLHTTRLYNLMEDPLELKDIAGDEPDRTDVLLRHLRSWEEKVELFSFEGGDSAAVGAETLEQLRSLGYVQ